Proteins encoded in a region of the Dorea longicatena genome:
- the sigK gene encoding RNA polymerase sporulation sigma factor SigK, which translates to MKSFPQPLTAAEEKYYVQKYTEGDLEAKHILIERNLRLVAHIVKKYQPPPEEMEDLLSIGTIGLMKAVVTFDPEKSARLATYAARCIENELLMHFRGKKKSSKEVSLYEPIGTDREGNEIQLFDVIEMGEEDVHHRLEKKEDVIRLYQKVESELSARERIVLKLRYGLYNEEEYTQREIAKMLGISRSYVSRIEKSAIEKLRAFFPS; encoded by the coding sequence TTGAAATCATTTCCCCAACCCCTCACAGCAGCAGAAGAAAAGTATTATGTGCAAAAATATACAGAGGGTGATCTGGAAGCAAAGCATATTTTGATAGAAAGAAATCTGAGGCTGGTTGCCCATATTGTAAAAAAATATCAGCCTCCGCCGGAGGAAATGGAAGATCTTCTGTCTATTGGGACAATAGGACTTATGAAAGCTGTTGTTACGTTTGATCCGGAAAAAAGTGCAAGACTTGCAACATATGCAGCTCGTTGTATAGAAAATGAATTATTGATGCATTTCCGCGGAAAGAAAAAATCGTCAAAAGAAGTCTCTTTGTATGAACCGATCGGAACAGACAGGGAGGGAAATGAGATACAGCTATTTGATGTGATCGAGATGGGAGAAGAAGATGTTCATCACAGGCTCGAAAAAAAAGAAGATGTCATACGATTATATCAGAAAGTTGAGTCAGAACTGTCTGCAAGAGAACGCATAGTATTGAAATTGCGGTATGGATTATATAATGAAGAAGAATATACACAGCGCGAAATCGCCAAAATGTTGGGAATTTCAAGATCATATGTTTCAAGGATTGAGAAGAGTGCAATTGAAAAACTGAGAGCCTTTTTTCCTTCTTAG
- a CDS encoding IreB family regulatory phosphoprotein gives MKNMTNTQFFQVESGPQISAKDILEIVYKALSEKGYNPVNQIVGYIMSGDPTYITSHNGARSLIMKMERDELVEEMLKTYIEHNEWE, from the coding sequence ATGAAAAATATGACAAATACCCAGTTTTTCCAGGTAGAAAGTGGACCACAGATCAGCGCAAAGGACATTCTGGAGATTGTATATAAGGCATTAAGTGAAAAGGGATATAACCCGGTAAACCAGATCGTAGGTTATATTATGTCCGGAGATCCGACCTACATCACAAGCCATAACGGAGCCAGAAGTCTGATCATGAAGATGGAAAGAGATGAACTGGTAGAAGAGATGCTCAAGACGTATATCGAGCATAATGAGTGGGAATAA
- a CDS encoding Fur family transcriptional regulator, whose amino-acid sequence MSISKEKFKEMLREKGLKVTNQRILVLEVLADHRDKHLTAEDIYELVREDYPEIGLATIYRTVQLLLEMQLVDRINLDDGCARYEIGEFFDGEERHHHHHLICRTCGKIIPFKDDLLEDLEDKIEETTGFHVLDHELKFYGQCKECQKRGRKIVR is encoded by the coding sequence ATGTCTATCAGTAAAGAGAAGTTTAAAGAAATGCTGAGAGAAAAGGGGTTGAAAGTTACCAACCAGCGTATACTGGTACTGGAGGTCCTTGCAGATCATCGTGATAAGCATCTGACTGCAGAAGATATTTATGAATTAGTAAGAGAAGATTATCCGGAAATTGGGCTGGCAACAATTTACCGGACAGTGCAGCTGTTACTGGAAATGCAATTGGTGGATCGTATCAATCTTGATGATGGATGTGCACGTTATGAGATCGGAGAATTCTTCGATGGAGAAGAAAGACATCATCATCATCACCTGATATGCAGAACATGTGGAAAGATCATTCCGTTCAAGGATGATCTTCTGGAAGATCTGGAAGATAAGATCGAAGAGACAACGGGATTTCATGTGTTAGACCACGAATTAAAGTTCTACGGACAGTGCAAGGAGTGCCAAAAAAGAGGCAGAAAAATAGTACGGTAA
- a CDS encoding O-methyltransferase: MIVDERMVTYIRSLERPENPVIEAIEQEALDSFVPIIRKETQSFLKVMMLMNRPARVLEVGTAVGFSAILMSEYLPEGSHITTIENYEKRIPIARNNFKRAGKEEQITLIEGDALEVMKTLEGPYDFIFMDAAKGQYIHYMPEAVRLLSDGGILMSDNVLQDGDIIESRFAVERRNRTIHSRMRDYLYELKHSDVLETSIIPLGDGVALSIKKKKEEKENR; the protein is encoded by the coding sequence ATGATCGTAGATGAACGTATGGTCACATACATCCGGTCGCTGGAACGTCCGGAGAATCCTGTCATAGAAGCAATCGAACAGGAAGCGTTAGATAGTTTCGTGCCGATCATCCGGAAGGAAACCCAGAGTTTCCTGAAAGTCATGATGTTGATGAACCGCCCGGCGAGAGTCCTTGAAGTCGGTACAGCAGTCGGATTTTCGGCGATTTTAATGAGCGAATATCTTCCGGAAGGAAGCCATATCACAACGATAGAAAATTATGAAAAAAGAATTCCGATCGCAAGAAATAATTTCAAACGGGCAGGGAAAGAAGAACAGATCACCCTGATCGAAGGGGATGCCCTGGAAGTGATGAAGACACTGGAAGGACCGTATGATTTTATTTTTATGGATGCGGCTAAGGGACAGTATATCCACTATATGCCGGAGGCAGTGAGACTGCTTTCGGATGGTGGCATATTAATGTCGGATAATGTATTACAGGATGGAGATATCATTGAATCCCGGTTCGCGGTTGAACGGAGAAACCGTACGATCCACAGCCGGATGAGGGATTATCTCTATGAATTAAAACACAGTGATGTGCTGGAGACATCGATCATCCCACTGGGAGACGGTGTGGCACTCAGCATTAAGAAGAAAAAAGAAGAGAAGGAGAATCGATAA
- the thiI gene encoding tRNA uracil 4-sulfurtransferase ThiI, producing MRFHTFLLKYGEIGIKGKNRHLFEDALVRQVRYALKDVDGQFDVHKSQARIYVDCEGDYDYDETVEHLKKVFGLVGICPVVRMEDKGFEELKKDVVAYMDEMYPDKNFTFKVESRRAKKSYPLNSMEISRDLGEAILYAFPESGIKVDVHHPDVMVNVEVRNEIYVYSQIIPGAGGMPVGTNGSAMLLLSGGIDSPVAGYMVSKRGVSLEATYFHAPPYTSERAKQKVVDLAKKVAKYSGPIKLHVVNFTDIQLYIYDQCPHDELTIIMRRYMMRIAEHFAKEDGCLGMITGESIGQVASQTMQSLAATNDVCTMPVYRPLIGFDKQEIVDVSEKIDTYETSIQPFEDCCTIFVAKHPVTKPNIDVIRRSEENLNEKIDELMKQAIETVEIIEVK from the coding sequence ATGAGATTTCATACATTTTTATTAAAATATGGAGAGATTGGAATTAAGGGAAAGAACCGTCATCTGTTCGAAGACGCACTGGTGCGCCAGGTGCGTTATGCATTAAAAGATGTAGACGGACAGTTCGATGTACACAAATCACAGGCAAGAATCTATGTAGACTGTGAAGGAGATTATGATTACGATGAGACTGTGGAACATCTGAAGAAAGTATTCGGTCTGGTCGGAATCTGTCCGGTTGTCCGTATGGAGGACAAAGGATTCGAGGAACTGAAAAAAGATGTTGTCGCATATATGGATGAGATGTATCCAGATAAGAACTTTACATTTAAAGTAGAGTCCAGACGTGCCAAAAAGTCTTATCCGCTGAACTCTATGGAGATCAGCCGTGACCTTGGAGAAGCAATCCTGTACGCATTCCCGGAAAGCGGAATCAAAGTAGATGTACATCATCCGGATGTTATGGTGAACGTAGAAGTCAGGAATGAGATCTACGTATATTCACAGATCATTCCGGGAGCAGGCGGAATGCCGGTCGGAACCAATGGTTCGGCGATGCTTCTGTTATCCGGCGGTATCGACAGCCCGGTTGCAGGATACATGGTATCCAAACGTGGAGTAAGCCTTGAGGCTACTTACTTCCATGCGCCGCCGTATACAAGCGAACGTGCAAAACAAAAAGTTGTGGATCTTGCAAAGAAAGTGGCAAAATATTCTGGACCGATCAAGCTGCATGTCGTCAACTTTACGGATATCCAGCTTTATATCTACGATCAATGCCCGCATGATGAGCTGACGATCATTATGAGAAGATACATGATGCGTATCGCAGAACATTTTGCAAAAGAGGATGGCTGCTTAGGTATGATCACAGGGGAAAGTATCGGACAGGTGGCAAGCCAGACCATGCAGAGTCTTGCAGCAACAAACGATGTATGTACGATGCCTGTATACCGTCCACTGATCGGATTCGACAAGCAGGAGATCGTGGATGTATCAGAAAAAATCGATACTTATGAGACCTCGATCCAGCCGTTCGAAGACTGCTGTACGATCTTCGTGGCAAAACATCCGGTAACCAAGCCGAATATTGATGTGATCCGCCGTTCGGAAGAGAATCTGAATGAGAAGATCGATGAGCTGATGAAACAGGCGATTGAGACCGTTGAGATCATTGAAGTAAAATAA
- a CDS encoding DUF1292 domain-containing protein yields the protein MEKIKFMSEEMNEEVDFYVLEQTKVGGVSYILVTDSEDDDAECLILKDTSGENQSESVYEIVEDDVELSAVLKVFEELLEDVEIER from the coding sequence ATGGAAAAGATTAAATTCATGTCCGAAGAGATGAATGAAGAAGTAGATTTTTATGTACTTGAACAGACAAAAGTTGGTGGGGTGTCTTATATTCTGGTGACAGATTCGGAAGATGATGATGCAGAATGTCTGATTTTGAAAGACACATCAGGAGAGAACCAGTCAGAGAGTGTATACGAGATCGTAGAAGATGATGTAGAGCTTTCTGCTGTTCTGAAAGTATTTGAAGAACTACTTGAAGATGTAGAGATTGAAAGGTAG
- the ruvX gene encoding Holliday junction resolvase RuvX, which yields MRIMGLDYGSKTVGVAVSDPLGITAQGVETICRKDENKLRKTCARIEALIEEYQVTKIVLGLPKHMNNDIGDRAEKSMAFGEMLKRRTGLEVVMWDERLTTVEAERTLIENKVRREDRKKYIDKIAAVFILQGYLDSLAHTPLD from the coding sequence ATGAGAATCATGGGACTGGACTATGGATCTAAGACGGTAGGCGTTGCGGTCAGTGATCCTTTGGGAATTACTGCTCAGGGAGTAGAGACAATATGCAGAAAGGACGAGAACAAGCTCAGAAAGACCTGTGCGCGTATCGAAGCACTGATTGAAGAGTATCAGGTTACGAAGATTGTTCTCGGACTTCCGAAGCATATGAATAATGATATTGGAGATCGTGCGGAAAAATCAATGGCATTTGGTGAGATGTTAAAAAGACGGACCGGCCTTGAGGTCGTTATGTGGGACGAGCGTCTGACCACGGTAGAAGCTGAGCGGACTTTGATAGAGAATAAGGTGAGGCGTGAAGACCGCAAGAAGTATATTGATAAGATTGCGGCTGTTTTTATATTGCAGGGATATCTGGATTCACTTGCGCATACGCCCCTGGATTAA
- a CDS encoding HPr family phosphocarrier protein yields the protein MKTVKISLNSIDKVKSFVNDITKFDYDFDLVSGRYVIDAKSIMGIFSLDLSKPIDLNIHADDNVEEIMEMLKPYLCD from the coding sequence ATGAAAACAGTAAAGATTTCTTTAAATTCAATCGACAAAGTAAAATCATTCGTAAATGACATCACAAAATTTGATTATGACTTTGATCTTGTATCTGGAAGATATGTCATTGATGCAAAATCAATCATGGGAATCTTCAGCTTAGATCTTTCTAAACCGATCGATCTGAACATCCACGCTGATGACAACGTAGAAGAGATCATGGAAATGTTAAAACCATATCTTTGTGACTAA
- a CDS encoding MGDG synthase family glycosyltransferase gives MKVLVLSGRFGMGHEMAANAICEQFRKLDKDTEIVKKDLLEELYPHISKLIFGGFRLMVEHCHGIYNFIYKMSGKMKVEMQPRGAAIYKKLKKILEKEQPDVIVCTHPMCVKAIASYKEKTGLSTPLVTCITDISMHPEWKADQTDLYLAPTREIKEHLICEGTKAENILVTGIPVRQQFLNMDRKHLENEKEVRRVLVMGGGLGLMPDLRRLLGKLHSMQSVQTIVITGKNHKMYEEWVNRYEDVKVLGYTENISKYMRWADLVITKAGGITLFEILHSQVPLFVIHPFLEQEMNNARYAAEKGFAKVVWGKHEDYIPELEKLLNDRKLLKQMDENVRHARKEMIDVSLDKAVEIMEERMTA, from the coding sequence ATGAAAGTACTGGTGTTAAGTGGAAGATTTGGAATGGGACATGAAATGGCAGCCAATGCAATCTGTGAACAGTTCCGTAAGCTTGATAAAGATACAGAAATTGTAAAAAAAGATCTCCTGGAAGAATTATATCCACATATCAGCAAACTTATTTTTGGGGGATTTCGTCTGATGGTGGAGCATTGCCACGGAATATATAACTTTATTTATAAAATGTCTGGAAAAATGAAAGTAGAAATGCAGCCGAGAGGAGCTGCGATTTATAAAAAGTTAAAGAAAATCCTGGAAAAGGAACAGCCGGATGTTATTGTCTGTACACATCCGATGTGTGTAAAGGCAATTGCATCATATAAAGAAAAGACTGGACTTTCGACACCGCTGGTTACATGTATTACAGATATCAGCATGCATCCGGAATGGAAAGCAGATCAGACAGATCTGTATCTGGCACCTACCAGGGAGATTAAGGAGCATCTGATCTGTGAAGGTACAAAAGCAGAGAATATTCTTGTAACAGGAATTCCTGTACGTCAGCAGTTCTTGAATATGGACAGGAAACATCTGGAAAATGAAAAAGAAGTTCGCAGAGTTCTTGTAATGGGAGGCGGACTTGGCCTCATGCCAGATTTGAGAAGATTACTGGGGAAATTGCATAGTATGCAATCGGTTCAGACCATTGTTATTACGGGAAAGAATCATAAAATGTACGAAGAATGGGTGAACCGGTATGAGGATGTCAAAGTACTGGGATATACAGAAAATATCAGTAAATATATGCGGTGGGCAGATCTTGTGATCACAAAAGCCGGAGGGATCACGTTGTTTGAAATTCTTCACAGTCAGGTACCGTTATTTGTGATTCATCCATTTCTGGAGCAGGAAATGAACAATGCAAGGTATGCGGCAGAAAAAGGATTTGCAAAAGTGGTATGGGGAAAACACGAGGATTATATTCCAGAACTGGAAAAACTTCTGAATGACAGAAAACTTCTGAAACAGATGGATGAGAATGTAAGACATGCCCGGAAGGAAATGATAGATGTTTCTCTGGATAAGGCGGTAGAGATCATGGAAGAGAGGATGACGGCATAA
- a CDS encoding ribonuclease J: MKRENNGKMRIIPLGGLEKIGMNITAFEYEDSIIVVDCGLSFPEEDMLGIDLVIPDVTYLKDNIQKVKGFVITHGHEDHIGALPYILRELNLPIYATKLTMGIIEKKLTEHNLLRSTRRKVVRHGQSINLGQFRIEFIKTNHSIQDAAALAIYSPAGIVVHTGDFKVDYTPVYGDAIDLQRFAEIGKKGVLALMSDSTNAERPGFTQSERTVGITFDHIFAEHKDTRIIIATFASNVDRVQQIINTACKYDRKVVVEGRSMVNIIQVAQELGYLNVPDKTLIEIDQLKNYPPEKTVLITTGSQGESMAALSRMAADVHKKVTIMPGDTIIFSSNPIPGNEKSVSKVINELTAKGANVIFQDAHVSGHACQEELKLIYSLVKPKYAIPVHGEYRHLKANAGIAKMLGIPKENIFILKSGNVLELSDKEAKVVDNVHTGEILVDGLGVGDVGNIVLRDRQHLAEDGIMIVVLTLEKGSNQLLAGPDIVSRGFVYVRESESLMEEARKVLTEAVEDCLTHQRNADWSKIKLVIRDTMNDFIWKRTKRRPMILPIIMDV, encoded by the coding sequence TTGAAGAGAGAAAACAATGGAAAAATGCGTATCATTCCACTCGGAGGTCTGGAAAAGATCGGAATGAACATCACAGCTTTTGAGTATGAGGACAGTATTATTGTTGTAGACTGTGGATTATCTTTCCCGGAGGAGGATATGCTCGGAATCGACCTGGTCATTCCGGATGTTACTTATCTGAAGGATAATATCCAGAAAGTCAAAGGATTTGTGATCACCCATGGTCATGAAGACCATATCGGTGCACTCCCTTATATATTAAGAGAACTGAATCTTCCAATCTATGCGACCAAGCTTACGATGGGAATCATCGAGAAGAAGCTGACGGAGCACAATCTGCTTCGCAGTACAAGAAGAAAAGTTGTAAGACACGGACAGTCGATCAATCTGGGTCAGTTCCGTATCGAATTTATCAAGACAAACCACAGTATCCAGGATGCTGCGGCACTGGCGATCTATTCACCGGCCGGTATCGTTGTGCATACAGGAGACTTTAAAGTAGATTATACACCGGTATATGGTGATGCGATCGATCTGCAGAGATTTGCAGAGATCGGAAAGAAAGGTGTACTGGCACTGATGTCGGACAGTACCAATGCGGAGAGACCGGGATTTACCCAGTCTGAGCGTACGGTAGGTATTACATTTGACCACATTTTTGCAGAGCATAAAGATACACGTATTATCATTGCAACATTTGCATCAAATGTAGACCGTGTACAGCAGATCATCAATACGGCATGTAAATATGACCGTAAGGTAGTCGTAGAAGGACGAAGCATGGTGAATATCATTCAGGTTGCACAGGAGCTGGGATACTTAAATGTTCCGGATAAGACACTGATCGAGATCGATCAGCTGAAGAATTATCCACCGGAGAAGACAGTTCTGATCACAACTGGAAGTCAGGGAGAATCAATGGCAGCACTGTCACGTATGGCAGCAGATGTGCATAAGAAAGTAACAATCATGCCTGGCGATACGATCATCTTCAGTTCAAACCCGATCCCTGGAAATGAAAAATCCGTATCCAAGGTCATCAATGAACTGACTGCGAAAGGTGCCAATGTTATCTTCCAGGATGCCCATGTATCCGGTCATGCTTGTCAGGAAGAATTGAAACTGATCTATTCTCTGGTAAAACCGAAATATGCAATTCCGGTCCATGGAGAGTACAGACATCTGAAAGCAAATGCAGGAATCGCCAAGATGCTTGGTATTCCGAAAGAAAATATCTTTATTCTGAAATCGGGTAATGTACTGGAACTCAGCGATAAGGAAGCAAAAGTTGTAGACAACGTGCATACAGGAGAGATCCTGGTAGACGGCCTCGGTGTCGGAGATGTCGGTAATATCGTACTCCGTGACAGACAGCATCTGGCAGAAGACGGTATCATGATCGTTGTACTGACACTGGAGAAGGGAAGCAACCAGCTTCTTGCAGGTCCGGATATTGTATCGCGTGGATTCGTGTATGTAAGAGAGTCTGAAAGTCTGATGGAAGAGGCGAGAAAAGTCCTTACAGAAGCGGTAGAAGACTGTCTGACACACCAGCGTAATGCGGACTGGAGCAAGATCAAGCTTGTGATTCGTGATACGATGAATGATTTCATCTGGAAGCGGACCAAGAGAAGACCAATGATTCTTCCGATTATTATGGACGTATAG
- a CDS encoding peptidase U32 family protein — protein MRNRHPELLIPASSLEVLKTAVMFGADAVYIGGEAFGLRAKAKNFSMEDMKEGVRFAHDHGARVHVTVNILAHNDDLEGAAEYLKELKEIGPDALIIADPAIFMLAKEICPEIERHVSTQANNTNYGTFNFWWNLGAKRVVTARELSLKEIKEIRAHIPEEMEIESFIHGAMCISYSGRCLLSNFFTGRDANQGACTHPCRWKYSVVEETRPGEYMPVYENERGTYIFNSKDLCMIEHIPEMIDAGIDSFKIEGRMKTALYVATVARTYRKAIDDYLEDPKKYEANMPWYKDQISNCTYRQFTTGFYFGKPSEESQIYDSNTYIREYTYLGIIGEIKDGLYRIEQRNKFSVGEVIEIMKPDGQNVEATVEKIIDEDGNEQESAPHPKQVLYVALSADASVYDILRRAEKETE, from the coding sequence ATGAGAAACAGACATCCAGAATTACTGATTCCTGCAAGCAGTCTGGAAGTGTTGAAGACTGCGGTTATGTTTGGTGCAGATGCAGTATATATCGGAGGAGAAGCGTTCGGACTTCGTGCAAAGGCAAAAAATTTCTCCATGGAAGACATGAAAGAAGGAGTGCGGTTTGCACATGACCATGGCGCAAGAGTCCATGTCACCGTGAATATTCTTGCACACAATGATGACCTGGAGGGAGCAGCAGAGTATTTAAAAGAACTGAAAGAAATCGGTCCGGACGCTCTGATCATTGCAGACCCGGCAATCTTTATGCTTGCCAAAGAGATCTGCCCGGAGATTGAAAGACACGTCAGCACGCAGGCAAATAATACCAACTACGGTACATTTAACTTCTGGTGGAACCTGGGAGCAAAACGTGTGGTAACAGCCAGAGAGCTTTCGTTAAAAGAGATCAAAGAGATCCGTGCACATATCCCGGAAGAGATGGAGATTGAAAGCTTTATCCACGGGGCAATGTGTATCTCTTATTCCGGAAGATGCCTCTTGAGTAATTTCTTCACAGGAAGAGATGCCAATCAGGGAGCCTGTACACATCCGTGCCGCTGGAAATATTCCGTGGTAGAAGAGACGAGACCGGGCGAATATATGCCGGTATATGAGAATGAAAGAGGTACCTACATTTTCAACTCTAAGGATCTGTGTATGATCGAGCACATTCCGGAGATGATCGATGCCGGAATCGACAGCTTTAAGATCGAAGGACGTATGAAGACGGCCCTGTATGTGGCAACAGTTGCGAGAACGTACCGTAAGGCAATTGATGATTATCTGGAAGATCCGAAGAAATATGAGGCAAATATGCCGTGGTATAAGGATCAGATTTCAAATTGTACCTATCGTCAGTTCACGACAGGATTTTATTTTGGAAAACCAAGTGAAGAAAGCCAGATTTATGACAGTAATACGTATATCAGAGAGTACACATATCTTGGTATCATAGGAGAGATTAAAGACGGACTGTACAGGATTGAACAGCGAAATAAATTCTCGGTAGGCGAAGTGATTGAGATCATGAAACCGGACGGACAGAATGTAGAAGCAACTGTAGAAAAAATCATAGATGAGGATGGAAATGAACAGGAAAGTGCACCACATCCGAAACAGGTGCTTTATGTGGCACTCAGTGCAGATGCATCGGTATATGATATTTTAAGAAGAGCAGAAAAAGAAACAGAATAA
- a CDS encoding polysaccharide deacetylase family protein, with protein sequence MKKAVKAGIIGAGALVYSIIPTYLMKYHWIIRDKKMAKKEEKVLYLTFDDGPDTVYTNKLLDLLDQEQVPATFFMVAEAAQGHPDIVKRMKKSGYSIGIHSLSHQSAMLFGPGRMKRDLKESRKIMGKMGIDVKEYRPPWGHLNLMSLYCIRKMHLQLIFWDVMAQDWSAKETADSICNKILRRVFPGAVICLHDGRGENGAPGRTIEALKKAIPMLKAQGYEFRRIEEKYETAGRSEIS encoded by the coding sequence ATGAAGAAAGCAGTAAAGGCAGGAATTATAGGTGCAGGAGCACTTGTATATAGTATCATTCCAACATATCTGATGAAGTACCACTGGATTATCAGAGACAAAAAGATGGCGAAAAAAGAAGAAAAGGTTTTATATCTGACATTTGACGACGGACCTGATACCGTATATACGAACAAATTACTGGATCTTCTGGATCAGGAACAGGTTCCGGCAACCTTTTTCATGGTAGCGGAAGCTGCACAGGGACATCCGGATATTGTGAAACGGATGAAAAAAAGTGGATATTCGATAGGAATACATTCTTTGAGTCATCAAAGTGCAATGCTGTTCGGACCTGGAAGGATGAAAAGGGATCTGAAAGAATCCAGGAAGATTATGGGAAAAATGGGAATTGACGTAAAAGAATACAGACCACCATGGGGACATTTGAACCTGATGAGTTTATACTGCATCAGGAAAATGCATTTGCAACTGATTTTTTGGGATGTAATGGCGCAGGACTGGTCTGCAAAGGAGACGGCAGACAGTATCTGCAATAAAATTCTTAGACGTGTATTTCCGGGAGCAGTGATATGCCTGCATGATGGAAGAGGAGAAAATGGTGCACCGGGAAGAACAATTGAAGCATTGAAAAAAGCAATTCCGATGTTAAAGGCACAAGGATATGAATTTAGAAGGATTGAAGAAAAGTATGAAACAGCGGGAAGGTCAGAGATCAGTTAA
- the mtaB gene encoding tRNA (N(6)-L-threonylcarbamoyladenosine(37)-C(2))-methylthiotransferase MtaB — MKKVALHNLGCKVNAYETEAMQELLEKHGYEIVPFQEGADVYIINTCTVTNMADRKSRQMLHKARKMNPDSIVVACGCYVQAKKDDIPEGIDIVVGNNKKQNIVEILENYEKEKNQDGQRETSDEQEKETETYQEILDINHEKVYEDLHLSTAAEHTRAYIKVQDGCNQFCSYCIIPFARGRVRSRSRDSVLDEVKTLSANGYKEVVLTGIHLSSYGIDCDDNLLSLILAIHEVEGIERIRLGSLEPRIITEEFAQTIAKLPKMCPHFHLSLQSGCNATLKRMNRRYTAEEYYEKCQLLRKYFDNPALTTDVIVGFPGETEEEFAESKAFVDKVDFYETHIFKYSRREGTKAAAMKDQVPDQIKAARSAELLELNRKKQAVYEERLLGTTQEVLIEEKIVRDGEELQIGHTKEYVKIGVKNPNNLINQLVNVEIENQLQILH; from the coding sequence ATGAAGAAAGTAGCATTGCATAATCTCGGATGCAAAGTAAATGCATATGAGACGGAAGCCATGCAGGAACTGCTGGAAAAGCATGGATATGAGATCGTGCCGTTCCAGGAAGGTGCGGATGTCTATATCATTAATACCTGTACCGTAACGAATATGGCGGACCGGAAGTCCAGACAGATGCTTCATAAAGCAAGAAAGATGAACCCGGATTCTATTGTTGTTGCCTGCGGCTGCTATGTACAGGCTAAGAAAGATGATATCCCGGAAGGTATTGATATTGTCGTTGGTAATAATAAGAAGCAGAATATTGTTGAAATCCTGGAAAATTATGAAAAAGAAAAGAATCAGGATGGTCAGCGGGAAACATCAGACGAACAGGAAAAGGAAACAGAGACCTATCAGGAGATTCTGGATATCAATCATGAAAAAGTGTATGAAGACCTGCATTTAAGTACGGCGGCGGAACACACAAGAGCTTATATCAAGGTGCAGGACGGATGCAACCAGTTCTGCTCTTACTGCATCATTCCGTTCGCAAGAGGAAGGGTAAGAAGCAGAAGCCGTGACAGTGTGCTGGATGAAGTGAAGACACTGTCGGCCAATGGATATAAAGAAGTGGTACTGACTGGAATCCATCTGAGTTCGTACGGAATCGACTGTGACGACAACCTGTTGTCACTGATTCTGGCGATCCATGAAGTGGAAGGAATCGAAAGAATCCGTCTTGGATCACTGGAGCCGAGAATTATTACGGAAGAATTTGCACAGACAATCGCAAAACTTCCGAAGATGTGTCCGCATTTCCATCTGTCATTGCAGAGCGGATGCAACGCAACATTGAAGCGCATGAACCGCAGATACACAGCAGAAGAGTATTATGAGAAATGTCAGCTGCTCCGCAAATATTTCGACAACCCGGCACTTACAACGGACGTGATCGTCGGTTTTCCGGGAGAGACGGAAGAAGAGTTTGCAGAGTCGAAGGCATTTGTAGATAAAGTAGATTTTTATGAAACACATATTTTTAAATATTCCAGAAGAGAAGGAACAAAGGCAGCGGCTATGAAAGACCAGGTGCCGGATCAGATCAAGGCCGCAAGAAGCGCCGAACTTCTGGAACTGAACCGTAAGAAGCAGGCGGTTTATGAAGAAAGACTGCTTGGAACCACACAGGAGGTCCTGATCGAGGAGAAAATCGTGCGTGATGGAGAGGAACTTCAGATCGGGCACACAAAGGAATATGTGAAAATTGGTGTAAAAAATCCGAATAATCTTATTAATCAGCTTGTAAATGTAGAAATTGAAAACCAATTACAAATATTGCATTGA